The following are from one region of the Hemitrygon akajei chromosome 31, sHemAka1.3, whole genome shotgun sequence genome:
- the LOC140719419 gene encoding transcription factor AP-4-like, giving the protein MEEIKGSMAYYASPKTLQEFRRAEKEVIGGLCSLSNIPLTPESQRDHDRRIRREIANSNERRRMQSINAGFQSLKVLLPHTDGEKLSKAAILQQTAEYIFALEEDKTRLIQQNAHLKRLVQEYSGSSPKRKRGDESDEGIGSPDSADDELAELRQHLEKERLMRLSLEEKVKSLESRLQPGRLKEALVQDHDKLLERRRQMLEEQRRAIGTAQLPVTHSPLAPTHHPTVIVPAPLPPSVLQVNVVTMAPSSVISSVSTSKQNLDTIVQAIQHIEATEQGIKEEPVGVEKQTIPFLNFDGTQESLKDDRQWHELVTASPLIIKSSFGDVETGSQDAAQREMLAALRRPKMDVEPIPPVLLPGTGV; this is encoded by the exons ATGGAGGAAATCAAAGGATCGATGGCTTACTACGCGAGCCCGAAGACGCTGCAAGAATTCCGCAGAGCAGAGAAGGAAGTGATTGGAGGCTTGTGTAG CCTCTCGAACATCCCGCTGACGCCGGAGAGCCAGCGGGATCACGACCGGCGCATCCGCAGGGAGATCGCCAACAGCAACGAGCGGCGACGCATGCAGAGTATCAACGCCGGCTTCCAGTCCCTGAAGGTGCTGCTGCCCCACACGGACGGTGAGAAGCTGAGCAAG GCTGCGATCCTACAACAAACGGCAGAGTATATCTTTGCCCTGGAGGAGGATAAAACCCGGCTGATACAGCAGAACGCACATCTGAAACGTCTGGTACAG gAGTACTCGGGCTCCTCCCCCAAGCGGAAACGGGGCGACGAATCCGACGAGGGGATCGGCTCTCCAGATTCGGCGGACGACGAGCTGGCTGAACTCCGGCAGCACCTGGAGAAGGAGAGGCTGATGCGGCTCAGCTTGGAGGAGAAG GTGAAATCCCTGGAGTCCCGGCTGCAGCCCGGCAGGCTGAAGGAGGCGCTGGTGCAGGACCACGACAAGCTGCTGGAACGACGAAGGCAGATGCTGGAGGAGCAGCGGAGAGCCATTGGCACTGCACAG CTGCCCGTCACGCATAGTCCACTGGCCCCAACTCACCACCCAACGGTCATAGTGCCGGCTCCTCTCCCTCCGAGTGTGCTGCAGGTCAATGTCGTTACCATGGCGCCCAGCTCCGTCATCAGCTCCGTGTCCACGTCGAAACAGAATCTGGACACCATTGTACAG GCCATTCAGCATATCGAAGCCACAGAGCAAGGTATCAAAGAGGAACCGGTGGGAGTGGAGAAGCAGACCATACCTTTCCTGAACTTTGACGGGACGCAGGAGAGCCTCAAGGACGACAGACAATGGCACGAGCTGGTGACGGCCTCGCCGCTGATAATCAAGAGCTCCTTTGGTGACGTTGAGACTGGAAGCCAAGATGCTGCTCAGAGAGAAATGCTGGCGGCATTGAGAAGGCCCAAGATGGACGTGGAGCCAATCCCCCCTGTCCTTCTGCCAGGCACTGGTGTCTAG